From Calditrichota bacterium, one genomic window encodes:
- a CDS encoding type II toxin-antitoxin system MqsA family antitoxin: MRELTGCPLCGSEDLTKEIGKKEIIKIRNEKIEVISNNSIQCDSCKESITSFKSEDELINEARQIYREKKNIPSPTDIINFKKQYNLGFRDFEELTGIANKTLQRYIKGAIPDPSTVKLLVLLMNDPEIVVSLMSSNPYFDKQKFQSIIREWDFGVYSEKREKFESQQPLKTKQSPRKKNQWQQHPKKNSTDHLLAA; this comes from the coding sequence ATGAGAGAATTAACTGGGTGTCCACTTTGTGGATCCGAGGATTTAACAAAGGAGATTGGAAAAAAGGAAATAATAAAGATAAGGAATGAGAAAATTGAAGTAATATCTAATAATTCAATTCAGTGTGACTCATGTAAAGAAAGTATTACCAGCTTTAAGAGTGAAGATGAGCTAATAAATGAAGCCCGTCAAATTTATAGAGAAAAGAAAAATATTCCTTCACCAACAGACATTATTAATTTTAAGAAGCAATATAATTTGGGCTTTCGTGATTTTGAGGAACTAACAGGGATTGCTAATAAGACATTGCAGAGATATATAAAAGGAGCAATACCTGACCCTTCTACGGTGAAACTATTAGTTCTATTAATGAACGATCCTGAAATTGTAGTATCTTTAATGAGCTCTAATCCATATTTTGATAAACAAAAATTTCAATCTATAATAAGAGAATGGGATTTTGGTGTTTATTCAGAAAAAAGAGAAAAATTTGAATCACAACAACCATTAAAAACTAAGCAAAGTCCCAGGAAGAAAAATCAATGGCAACAACATCCAAAGAAAAACTCTACGGATCATTTATTAGCAGCTTAG